One window of the Verrucomicrobiia bacterium genome contains the following:
- a CDS encoding LysM peptidoglycan-binding domain-containing protein — protein sequence MSRQADSKSKRTLLPRSFARAFKKSRKRIIRYGLLAANFALLALVIGFVVQSPDSGGAARQTALASNDSQTVNPLDQLSSSDIAVHLARMTSLPESTAVVNQADTINGQLAYSSADNKVVAKPQIVSTASKSRFDIQRYVSAAGDTLTGLSAKFGVTSDSIRWSNGLNNNNIPGGRELFIPPVNGIVYTVKPGDTAEKLASDFSANKEAIIAFNDAEVSGLPIGQRIVVPDGSKATGGISGGGTSYGGSVAWGATAIYGFNGYDRGWCTWYAASRVSVPANWGNANTWDNYAARSGWTVSTVPRVGAVAQTDAGGLGHVGVVEAVSEDGTMIKYSDMNGLAGWGRAGYSDWVPVRSKFQRFIYR from the coding sequence TTGAGCCGCCAAGCCGACTCAAAGTCAAAGCGCACACTGCTCCCGCGTTCATTCGCTCGGGCTTTCAAGAAATCTCGTAAACGAATCATTCGTTATGGGTTGTTGGCTGCCAACTTTGCTCTTTTAGCATTGGTGATTGGCTTTGTGGTACAAAGTCCAGATTCGGGCGGCGCAGCCCGGCAAACAGCTCTGGCCAGCAACGACAGCCAAACCGTGAACCCCCTAGACCAACTGTCTTCGTCTGATATTGCTGTGCACTTGGCACGTATGACCAGCCTGCCAGAGTCCACGGCCGTCGTTAACCAAGCTGACACTATTAATGGTCAGCTGGCTTATAGTTCTGCCGACAACAAGGTAGTGGCCAAGCCACAGATTGTCAGCACCGCCTCTAAGTCGCGGTTTGATATCCAGCGGTATGTATCTGCTGCCGGCGACACCCTGACGGGCTTGTCTGCCAAATTTGGTGTGACCTCTGACAGTATTCGCTGGTCGAATGGCCTGAATAATAACAACATCCCTGGCGGCCGCGAACTCTTTATTCCACCAGTTAACGGTATTGTCTATACCGTAAAGCCGGGTGATACAGCCGAAAAACTGGCCTCTGACTTTAGCGCGAATAAAGAGGCTATTATTGCCTTTAACGACGCCGAGGTGTCTGGCCTGCCTATTGGCCAGCGGATTGTTGTTCCTGATGGTTCTAAAGCTACCGGAGGCATTAGCGGTGGCGGTACTAGCTATGGCGGCAGCGTGGCCTGGGGCGCAACGGCTATTTATGGCTTTAACGGCTACGACCGTGGCTGGTGTACCTGGTATGCGGCCAGCAGGGTGTCTGTGCCTGCCAACTGGGGCAATGCTAATACTTGGGACAACTATGCTGCTCGCAGCGGCTGGACGGTCAGTACGGTGCCACGGGTTGGTGCTGTTGCTCAGACCGATGCCGGTGGCTTGGGCCATGTGGGCGTAGTAGAAGCTGTTTCAGAGGATGGCACCATGATTAAATACTCTGATATGAATGGCCTCGCTGGCTGGGGCCGTGCAGGCTACAGCGACTGGGTCCCCGTCCGCTCCAAGTTCCAACGTTTTATTTATAGATAA
- the mltG gene encoding endolytic transglycosylase MltG has protein sequence MQPRPKSKTRWPIILTILFVMIVLVAVGGAFVTRRAYDQNLEPVSISQSSQLIKVEQDASVKQVAGQLKQAGLIRAAWSFEWYFRNQSLNDDLKAGTYSLRPSLSVPEIAAILTDGKIATDLVTVLPGQRLDQIRSALIEKYGFTATAVDAALKPDLYANHPALTDKPAGASLEGYLYPESFQKTADTSPGTIIRASLDQMQSALTPGLRAGIVRQGLTVHEGVVLASIIEREVGNPDDRKVVAQVFLRRLREGRRLESDPTAKYGAILAGQEPSVFYDSAYNTYTHGGLPPTPISNVSKSSLEAVANPAGTSYLFFVAGDDGKTYFSNTLTEHEALTEQHCKKLCNR, from the coding sequence ATGCAGCCTAGACCTAAAAGCAAAACCAGGTGGCCAATTATTCTCACCATTCTGTTTGTCATGATTGTGCTGGTGGCCGTGGGCGGTGCGTTTGTGACTCGCCGGGCCTACGACCAAAACCTAGAACCAGTCAGTATTTCCCAGAGCAGTCAGCTTATCAAGGTAGAACAAGACGCATCGGTAAAACAGGTGGCTGGCCAACTGAAACAGGCGGGCTTGATCCGTGCGGCCTGGAGCTTCGAGTGGTATTTTCGTAACCAGAGCCTCAACGACGACCTAAAAGCTGGTACCTACAGCCTGCGACCCAGCCTATCGGTCCCAGAGATTGCTGCTATTTTGACCGATGGCAAGATTGCGACTGACCTGGTGACTGTATTGCCAGGCCAACGGCTAGATCAGATACGCAGCGCCCTGATTGAGAAATACGGCTTTACGGCAACTGCGGTGGACGCCGCGCTCAAGCCTGACCTGTATGCCAACCACCCGGCCTTGACCGACAAGCCGGCTGGCGCCAGCCTGGAAGGCTATCTGTACCCGGAGTCTTTCCAGAAAACAGCCGATACCAGTCCAGGGACTATTATTCGAGCTTCTTTGGACCAGATGCAATCGGCATTGACCCCCGGTCTTCGGGCGGGCATTGTGCGCCAGGGGCTAACGGTGCACGAAGGAGTTGTCTTGGCCTCTATCATCGAACGCGAGGTCGGTAACCCTGACGATCGCAAGGTAGTAGCCCAGGTGTTCTTGCGACGCTTGCGCGAAGGCCGCCGGTTAGAATCTGACCCCACGGCCAAGTACGGGGCTATCCTGGCTGGCCAAGAGCCAAGCGTGTTCTACGATTCGGCCTACAATACTTACACTCACGGGGGGTTGCCACCAACACCTATCAGCAATGTTAGCAAATCTTCTTTAGAGGCAGTGGCCAACCCAGCGGGAACCTCCTATCTGTTTTTCGTAGCGGGCGACGATGGCAAGACTTATTTCTCTAATACCTTAACCGAGCACGAAGCCTTAACCGAGCAGCACTGCAAAAAGCTCTGCAACCGTTAG
- the ruvX gene encoding Holliday junction resolvase RuvX, with the protein MEFNLIALDVGEKRVGVAAANTVARLANPLTTLVRDDSFWPELEKLLTIEQPSVILVGLPRNLSGDDTAQTTATRVFITELGQHTDVPIETQDEALTSRQAEAELQARGKQFAKADIDALAATYILEDYLRSQETYHAA; encoded by the coding sequence ATGGAGTTTAATCTCATAGCATTAGACGTTGGTGAAAAAAGGGTGGGCGTCGCAGCGGCCAACACGGTGGCACGACTGGCCAACCCGCTCACTACCCTGGTACGTGACGATAGTTTTTGGCCGGAGTTGGAAAAATTACTCACCATCGAGCAGCCCAGTGTCATACTGGTAGGGTTGCCACGCAACCTAAGCGGCGACGATACTGCCCAGACTACTGCCACACGAGTATTTATTACTGAGTTGGGACAACATACTGATGTACCCATAGAGACTCAGGACGAAGCTCTTACGTCGCGGCAGGCCGAGGCCGAGCTGCAGGCGCGGGGCAAGCAATTTGCCAAGGCTGATATTGACGCCCTGGCAGCAACCTACATACTAGAAGATTATCTACGGAGCCAAGAAACCTATCATGCAGCCTAG